Proteins encoded in a region of the Ziziphus jujuba cultivar Dongzao chromosome 3, ASM3175591v1 genome:
- the LOC107422543 gene encoding protein arginine methyltransferase NDUFAF7 homolog, mitochondrial isoform X5: MKHLNKIYKDSSVSWFTPVELFKPWYAHGIAGAILRTANLSVPLKIYEIGGGSGTCAKGIMDYLKLNAPARVYNNMTYTSVEISPSLAKIQRETVGEVDSHSSKFKVECRDAADRSGWGEVEQQPCWVIMLEVLDNLPHDLIYSKDQNSPWMEVWVEKQHDSRETLCEVYKPLQDTLIKQCIEIMDLDKSQATRSSAISKAKSVWSKIFPKPQRSWLPTGCLQLLEVLHSVLPKMSLIASDFSYLPDVRILGERAPLVSTKKDGSSSDCSSYLDARGDADIFFPTDFLLLERIDHYCSGWLKLQKDESSKKGKKRRTIILDTSSFMEEFGLPSKTRTKDGYNPLLDDFKNTKFYLSVPTHNTK; encoded by the exons ATGAAACAcctcaataaaatttacaaagaCAGCTCTGTGTCATGGTTTACTCCAGTGGAACTCTTTAAG CCATGGTATGCCCATGGGATTGCTGGAGCAATATTGCGAACTGCTAATCTGTCAGTTCCACTGAAA ATTTATGAAATTGGTGGTGGATCAGGAACCTGTGCAAAGGGCATAATggattatttaaagttgaatgcTCCTGCTAGGGTTTACAACAATATGACTTACAC CTCAGTAGAAATTAGTCCCTCACTTGCCAAGATACAAAGAGAAACTGTTGGAGAAGTTGATAGTCACtcatcaaagtttaaagttgaaTGTCGTGATGCTGCTGACAGGAGTGGATGGG GGGAAGTTGAACAACAACCATGTTGGGTAATCATGCTTGAG GTGCTTGATAATCTTCCTCATGATCTTATCTACTCAAAAGATCAAAATTCCCCATGGATGGAAGTATGGGTAGAAAAGCAACATGATAG TAGAGAGACTCTTTGTGAGGTGTATAAGCCATTGCAAGACACACTGATTAAGCAGTGTATTGAGATCATGGACTTGGACAAAAGTCAAGCTACTCGAAGCAGTGCAATTTCAAAAGCAAAAAGCGTTTGGTCTAAAATCTTTCCAAAACCTCAGAGAAGTTGGCTGCCAACTGGTTGCCTG CAACTACTAGAGGTTTTACATAGTGTGCTACCAAAGATGTCTTTAATTGCCTCAGACTTTAGCTACCTACCTGATGTAAGAATACTTGGGGAAAGAGCTCCATTGGTTTCAACCAAG AAAGATGGCAGCAGCTCAGACTGTAGCAGTTATCTAGATGCAAGG GGTGATGCTGATATCTTTTTCCCTACTGACTTTTTGCTTTTGGAACGTATTGATCATTACTGTTCTGGGTGGCTCAAACTGCAGAAAGATGAATCATCCAAGAAAGGGAAGAAGAGGCGGACAATTATA CTTGATACATCTTCGTTCATGGAAGAGTTTGGATTGCCTTCAAAGACAAGAACCAAAGACGGGTACAACCCGCTTTTGGATGACTTCAAGAATACTAAATTCTATCTTAGTGTCCCAACACATAATACCAAATAG
- the LOC107422543 gene encoding protein arginine methyltransferase NDUFAF7 homolog, mitochondrial isoform X1 — MLCRIFAAKELPLLFQTTKVKPFDYWVPPFQAHFSTTHIVGDKPVLVRDFIHSQLYDPQHGYFSQRSGSVGVLEKSIKFNQLEGRKAYMKHLNKIYKDSSVSWFTPVELFKPWYAHGIAGAILRTANLSVPLKIYEIGGGSGTCAKGIMDYLKLNAPARVYNNMTYTSVEISPSLAKIQRETVGEVDSHSSKFKVECRDAADRSGWGEVEQQPCWVIMLEVLDNLPHDLIYSKDQNSPWMEVWVEKQHDSRETLCEVYKPLQDTLIKQCIEIMDLDKSQATRSSAISKAKSVWSKIFPKPQRSWLPTGCLQLLEVLHSVLPKMSLIASDFSYLPDVRILGERAPLVSTKKDGSSSDCSSYLDARGDADIFFPTDFLLLERIDHYCSGWLKLQKDESSKKGKKRRTIILDTSSFMEEFGLPSKTRTKDGYNPLLDDFKNTKFYLSVPTHNTK; from the exons ATGCTGTGTCGCATTTTTGCTGCAAAAGAGCTTCCTTTGCTCTTCCAAACCACGAAAG TTAAGCCGTTTGATTATTGGGTTCCTCCATTTCAAGCCCATTTCTCTACTACTCACATTGTTGGCGACAAACCAGTTCTT GTTCGTGATTTCATCCATTCTCAGTTGTATGATCCCCAACATGGGTATTTCTCGCAAAGATCAGGGTCTGTTGGTGTGCTTGAGAAAAGCATTAAATTCAACCAGCTTGAAG GGAGGAAAGCTTATATGAAACAcctcaataaaatttacaaagaCAGCTCTGTGTCATGGTTTACTCCAGTGGAACTCTTTAAG CCATGGTATGCCCATGGGATTGCTGGAGCAATATTGCGAACTGCTAATCTGTCAGTTCCACTGAAA ATTTATGAAATTGGTGGTGGATCAGGAACCTGTGCAAAGGGCATAATggattatttaaagttgaatgcTCCTGCTAGGGTTTACAACAATATGACTTACAC CTCAGTAGAAATTAGTCCCTCACTTGCCAAGATACAAAGAGAAACTGTTGGAGAAGTTGATAGTCACtcatcaaagtttaaagttgaaTGTCGTGATGCTGCTGACAGGAGTGGATGGG GGGAAGTTGAACAACAACCATGTTGGGTAATCATGCTTGAG GTGCTTGATAATCTTCCTCATGATCTTATCTACTCAAAAGATCAAAATTCCCCATGGATGGAAGTATGGGTAGAAAAGCAACATGATAG TAGAGAGACTCTTTGTGAGGTGTATAAGCCATTGCAAGACACACTGATTAAGCAGTGTATTGAGATCATGGACTTGGACAAAAGTCAAGCTACTCGAAGCAGTGCAATTTCAAAAGCAAAAAGCGTTTGGTCTAAAATCTTTCCAAAACCTCAGAGAAGTTGGCTGCCAACTGGTTGCCTG CAACTACTAGAGGTTTTACATAGTGTGCTACCAAAGATGTCTTTAATTGCCTCAGACTTTAGCTACCTACCTGATGTAAGAATACTTGGGGAAAGAGCTCCATTGGTTTCAACCAAG AAAGATGGCAGCAGCTCAGACTGTAGCAGTTATCTAGATGCAAGG GGTGATGCTGATATCTTTTTCCCTACTGACTTTTTGCTTTTGGAACGTATTGATCATTACTGTTCTGGGTGGCTCAAACTGCAGAAAGATGAATCATCCAAGAAAGGGAAGAAGAGGCGGACAATTATA CTTGATACATCTTCGTTCATGGAAGAGTTTGGATTGCCTTCAAAGACAAGAACCAAAGACGGGTACAACCCGCTTTTGGATGACTTCAAGAATACTAAATTCTATCTTAGTGTCCCAACACATAATACCAAATAG
- the LOC107422543 gene encoding protein arginine methyltransferase NDUFAF7 homolog, mitochondrial isoform X2, producing the protein MLCRIFAAKELPLLFQTTKVKPFDYWVPPFQAHFSTTHIVGDKPVLVRDFIHSQLYDPQHGYFSQRSGSVGVLEKSIKFNQLEGRKAYMKHLNKIYKDSSVSWFTPVELFKPWYAHGIAGAILRTANLSVPLKIYEIGGGSGTCAKGIMDYLKLNAPARVYNNMTYTSVEISPSLAKIQRETVGEVDSHSSKFKVECRDAADRSGWGEVEQQPCWVIMLEVLDNLPHDLIYSKDQNSPWMEVWVEKQHDRETLCEVYKPLQDTLIKQCIEIMDLDKSQATRSSAISKAKSVWSKIFPKPQRSWLPTGCLQLLEVLHSVLPKMSLIASDFSYLPDVRILGERAPLVSTKKDGSSSDCSSYLDARGDADIFFPTDFLLLERIDHYCSGWLKLQKDESSKKGKKRRTIILDTSSFMEEFGLPSKTRTKDGYNPLLDDFKNTKFYLSVPTHNTK; encoded by the exons ATGCTGTGTCGCATTTTTGCTGCAAAAGAGCTTCCTTTGCTCTTCCAAACCACGAAAG TTAAGCCGTTTGATTATTGGGTTCCTCCATTTCAAGCCCATTTCTCTACTACTCACATTGTTGGCGACAAACCAGTTCTT GTTCGTGATTTCATCCATTCTCAGTTGTATGATCCCCAACATGGGTATTTCTCGCAAAGATCAGGGTCTGTTGGTGTGCTTGAGAAAAGCATTAAATTCAACCAGCTTGAAG GGAGGAAAGCTTATATGAAACAcctcaataaaatttacaaagaCAGCTCTGTGTCATGGTTTACTCCAGTGGAACTCTTTAAG CCATGGTATGCCCATGGGATTGCTGGAGCAATATTGCGAACTGCTAATCTGTCAGTTCCACTGAAA ATTTATGAAATTGGTGGTGGATCAGGAACCTGTGCAAAGGGCATAATggattatttaaagttgaatgcTCCTGCTAGGGTTTACAACAATATGACTTACAC CTCAGTAGAAATTAGTCCCTCACTTGCCAAGATACAAAGAGAAACTGTTGGAGAAGTTGATAGTCACtcatcaaagtttaaagttgaaTGTCGTGATGCTGCTGACAGGAGTGGATGGG GGGAAGTTGAACAACAACCATGTTGGGTAATCATGCTTGAG GTGCTTGATAATCTTCCTCATGATCTTATCTACTCAAAAGATCAAAATTCCCCATGGATGGAAGTATGGGTAGAAAAGCAACATGATAG AGAGACTCTTTGTGAGGTGTATAAGCCATTGCAAGACACACTGATTAAGCAGTGTATTGAGATCATGGACTTGGACAAAAGTCAAGCTACTCGAAGCAGTGCAATTTCAAAAGCAAAAAGCGTTTGGTCTAAAATCTTTCCAAAACCTCAGAGAAGTTGGCTGCCAACTGGTTGCCTG CAACTACTAGAGGTTTTACATAGTGTGCTACCAAAGATGTCTTTAATTGCCTCAGACTTTAGCTACCTACCTGATGTAAGAATACTTGGGGAAAGAGCTCCATTGGTTTCAACCAAG AAAGATGGCAGCAGCTCAGACTGTAGCAGTTATCTAGATGCAAGG GGTGATGCTGATATCTTTTTCCCTACTGACTTTTTGCTTTTGGAACGTATTGATCATTACTGTTCTGGGTGGCTCAAACTGCAGAAAGATGAATCATCCAAGAAAGGGAAGAAGAGGCGGACAATTATA CTTGATACATCTTCGTTCATGGAAGAGTTTGGATTGCCTTCAAAGACAAGAACCAAAGACGGGTACAACCCGCTTTTGGATGACTTCAAGAATACTAAATTCTATCTTAGTGTCCCAACACATAATACCAAATAG
- the LOC107422543 gene encoding protein arginine methyltransferase NDUFAF7 homolog, mitochondrial isoform X3, with the protein MLCRIFAAKELPLLFQTTKVKPFDYWVPPFQAHFSTTHIVGDKPVLVRDFIHSQLYDPQHGYFSQRSGSVGVLEKSIKFNQLEGRKAYMKHLNKIYKDSSVSWFTPVELFKIYEIGGGSGTCAKGIMDYLKLNAPARVYNNMTYTSVEISPSLAKIQRETVGEVDSHSSKFKVECRDAADRSGWGEVEQQPCWVIMLEVLDNLPHDLIYSKDQNSPWMEVWVEKQHDSRETLCEVYKPLQDTLIKQCIEIMDLDKSQATRSSAISKAKSVWSKIFPKPQRSWLPTGCLQLLEVLHSVLPKMSLIASDFSYLPDVRILGERAPLVSTKKDGSSSDCSSYLDARGDADIFFPTDFLLLERIDHYCSGWLKLQKDESSKKGKKRRTIILDTSSFMEEFGLPSKTRTKDGYNPLLDDFKNTKFYLSVPTHNTK; encoded by the exons ATGCTGTGTCGCATTTTTGCTGCAAAAGAGCTTCCTTTGCTCTTCCAAACCACGAAAG TTAAGCCGTTTGATTATTGGGTTCCTCCATTTCAAGCCCATTTCTCTACTACTCACATTGTTGGCGACAAACCAGTTCTT GTTCGTGATTTCATCCATTCTCAGTTGTATGATCCCCAACATGGGTATTTCTCGCAAAGATCAGGGTCTGTTGGTGTGCTTGAGAAAAGCATTAAATTCAACCAGCTTGAAG GGAGGAAAGCTTATATGAAACAcctcaataaaatttacaaagaCAGCTCTGTGTCATGGTTTACTCCAGTGGAACTCTTTAAG ATTTATGAAATTGGTGGTGGATCAGGAACCTGTGCAAAGGGCATAATggattatttaaagttgaatgcTCCTGCTAGGGTTTACAACAATATGACTTACAC CTCAGTAGAAATTAGTCCCTCACTTGCCAAGATACAAAGAGAAACTGTTGGAGAAGTTGATAGTCACtcatcaaagtttaaagttgaaTGTCGTGATGCTGCTGACAGGAGTGGATGGG GGGAAGTTGAACAACAACCATGTTGGGTAATCATGCTTGAG GTGCTTGATAATCTTCCTCATGATCTTATCTACTCAAAAGATCAAAATTCCCCATGGATGGAAGTATGGGTAGAAAAGCAACATGATAG TAGAGAGACTCTTTGTGAGGTGTATAAGCCATTGCAAGACACACTGATTAAGCAGTGTATTGAGATCATGGACTTGGACAAAAGTCAAGCTACTCGAAGCAGTGCAATTTCAAAAGCAAAAAGCGTTTGGTCTAAAATCTTTCCAAAACCTCAGAGAAGTTGGCTGCCAACTGGTTGCCTG CAACTACTAGAGGTTTTACATAGTGTGCTACCAAAGATGTCTTTAATTGCCTCAGACTTTAGCTACCTACCTGATGTAAGAATACTTGGGGAAAGAGCTCCATTGGTTTCAACCAAG AAAGATGGCAGCAGCTCAGACTGTAGCAGTTATCTAGATGCAAGG GGTGATGCTGATATCTTTTTCCCTACTGACTTTTTGCTTTTGGAACGTATTGATCATTACTGTTCTGGGTGGCTCAAACTGCAGAAAGATGAATCATCCAAGAAAGGGAAGAAGAGGCGGACAATTATA CTTGATACATCTTCGTTCATGGAAGAGTTTGGATTGCCTTCAAAGACAAGAACCAAAGACGGGTACAACCCGCTTTTGGATGACTTCAAGAATACTAAATTCTATCTTAGTGTCCCAACACATAATACCAAATAG
- the LOC107422543 gene encoding protein arginine methyltransferase NDUFAF7 homolog, mitochondrial isoform X4, producing MLCRIFAAKELPLLFQTTKVKPFDYWVPPFQAHFSTTHIVGDKPVLVRDFIHSQLYDPQHGYFSQRSGSVGVLEKSIKFNQLEGRKAYMKHLNKIYKDSSVSWFTPVELFKPWYAHGIAGAILRTANLSVPLKIYEIGGGSGTCAKGIMDYLKLNAPARVYNNMTYTSVEISPSLAKIQRETVGEVDSHSSKFKVECRDAADRSGWGEVEQQPCWVIMLEVLDNLPHDLIYSKDQNSPWMEVWVEKQHDSRETLCEVYKPLQDTLIKQCIEIMDLDKSQATRSSAISKAKSVWSKIFPKPQRSWLPTGCLQLLEVLHSVLPKMSLIASDFSYLPDVRILGERAPLVSTKFHHCYLSFCRKMAAAQTVAVI from the exons ATGCTGTGTCGCATTTTTGCTGCAAAAGAGCTTCCTTTGCTCTTCCAAACCACGAAAG TTAAGCCGTTTGATTATTGGGTTCCTCCATTTCAAGCCCATTTCTCTACTACTCACATTGTTGGCGACAAACCAGTTCTT GTTCGTGATTTCATCCATTCTCAGTTGTATGATCCCCAACATGGGTATTTCTCGCAAAGATCAGGGTCTGTTGGTGTGCTTGAGAAAAGCATTAAATTCAACCAGCTTGAAG GGAGGAAAGCTTATATGAAACAcctcaataaaatttacaaagaCAGCTCTGTGTCATGGTTTACTCCAGTGGAACTCTTTAAG CCATGGTATGCCCATGGGATTGCTGGAGCAATATTGCGAACTGCTAATCTGTCAGTTCCACTGAAA ATTTATGAAATTGGTGGTGGATCAGGAACCTGTGCAAAGGGCATAATggattatttaaagttgaatgcTCCTGCTAGGGTTTACAACAATATGACTTACAC CTCAGTAGAAATTAGTCCCTCACTTGCCAAGATACAAAGAGAAACTGTTGGAGAAGTTGATAGTCACtcatcaaagtttaaagttgaaTGTCGTGATGCTGCTGACAGGAGTGGATGGG GGGAAGTTGAACAACAACCATGTTGGGTAATCATGCTTGAG GTGCTTGATAATCTTCCTCATGATCTTATCTACTCAAAAGATCAAAATTCCCCATGGATGGAAGTATGGGTAGAAAAGCAACATGATAG TAGAGAGACTCTTTGTGAGGTGTATAAGCCATTGCAAGACACACTGATTAAGCAGTGTATTGAGATCATGGACTTGGACAAAAGTCAAGCTACTCGAAGCAGTGCAATTTCAAAAGCAAAAAGCGTTTGGTCTAAAATCTTTCCAAAACCTCAGAGAAGTTGGCTGCCAACTGGTTGCCTG CAACTACTAGAGGTTTTACATAGTGTGCTACCAAAGATGTCTTTAATTGCCTCAGACTTTAGCTACCTACCTGATGTAAGAATACTTGGGGAAAGAGCTCCATTGGTTTCAACCAAG TTTCACCATTGTTACCTTTCATTCTGCAGAAAGATGGCAGCAGCTCAGACTGTAGCAGTTATCTAG